From the genome of Nicotiana sylvestris chromosome 2, ASM39365v2, whole genome shotgun sequence, one region includes:
- the LOC104225281 gene encoding uncharacterized protein, with the protein MTEYEAYILGLRLAVDMCVQEVLVLGDSDLSVEFEHIPRIHNAVVDALATLASMLHHLDKAYVDPLHIQVRDQHAYCNVIEEELDSEPWFHDIQEYIKMGCIWYKPRVIKRERFDAWLVDFS; encoded by the exons atgactgagtacgaggcatacattctgggtttgaggttagctgtagacatgtgcGTTCAGGAAGTATTGGttttgggagattcagatct ATCAGTAGAGTTCGAGCATATTCCTAGGATCCATAATGCGGTTGTcgatgccttggctactctggcatcaatgttacaccatctggataaggcttatgttgaccctctacatattcaagttcgtgatcaacatgcctATTGTAATGTGATTGAGGAGGAACTTGATAgtgaaccttggttccatgatatccaGGAATACATCAAGATGGGGTGTATCTGGTACAAGCCAcgggtgatcaaaagagaacgatTCGACGcttggctagtggatttttcttga
- the LOC138868183 gene encoding uncharacterized protein — translation MSIPWPFVAWGMDVIGPIEPTTSNGHRFILVAINYITKWVEAVTFKSVTKKAVVDFVHSNLICRFEIPKVIIMDNMVNINSHRIKALCQQFKIMHRNSTPYRPKANRAIETTTKNIKKILQKIVQGTTPYLLVYGTEVVTPVKVEISSLQIIAEAEIDDDEWVRTRLEQLSLIEKRLAVVCHGQLY, via the exons ATGTCCATaccttggccctttgttgcttggggtatggatgtaattggaccaattgagccaacaacatcgaacggacacaggtttattctggtggccatcaaTTACAtcaccaagtgggtcgaagctgtgactttcaaatctgtgaccaagaaggcagtggtggattttgtccattcaaaTCTCATTTGCCGGTTCGAAATCCCCAAGGTAATCATCATGGACAATATGGTTAATATCAACAGTCATCGGATAAAAGCGTtatgccaacagttcaagattatgcATCGAAATTCCACTCCctatcgccccaaggcaaataGAGCTATTGAGACGACCaccaagaatataaagaagatacttcaaaagatagtgcaag gtacaactccttatttgttggtatatgggacCGAAGTAGTTACACCCGTAAAAGTCGAGATTTCGTCCCTTCAAATTATTGCTGAAGCTGAAATTGACGATGATGAGTGGGTTAgaactcgattggagcagttaaGTCTGATTGAGAAAAGACTGGCggtagtatgtcatggtcaattgtattag